One genomic region from Pyxicephalus adspersus chromosome 1, UCB_Pads_2.0, whole genome shotgun sequence encodes:
- the TEX30 gene encoding testis-expressed protein 30, with translation MGDSTQDFNIKIPFDKKSLDAVLSVPKVHGGVLYGVILTHGAGGDMNFVHLVSLANHLASHGLLCLRFTCKGLNLVYRTKAYNAVLKYMKSLEEYNVGGIFLLGRSLGSRAAACVTRGACEEDDGAVLGLICLSYPLHAPNAKGKLRDEDILQITKPMMFISGSADEMCDKALMMKTIHKMKVPVQIHWVENANHGMTAKGKTMSDVMTEINEQTLSWIQEALKL, from the exons gATTTCAACATTAAAATACCATTTGACAAGAAATCTCTGGATGCTGTTCTGTCTGTTCCTAAAGTTCATGGCGGTGTATTATATGGAGTTATTCTTACACATGGTGCCGGAGGTGACATGAACTTTGTTCACTTGGTTTCTCTAGCAAACCACTTGGCATCTCATGGATTGCTCTGTCTACGATTTACATGCAAAGGACTTAATCTAGTTTACAGAACCAAAGCTTACAATGCTGTGTTg aagtACATGAAATCTCTTGAGGAATATAACGTTGGTGGTATTTTCCTTCTAG GCCGATCTCTGGGGTCCCGTGCTGCTGCTTGTGTTACGAGAGGAGCCTGTGAAGAAGATGATGGGGCAGTCCTAGGCCTGATTTGCTTATCATATCCTTTACACGCTCCCAATGCGAAGGGCAAGCTCCGAGATGAAGATATTTTGCAGATAACAAAACCGATGATGTTTATCTCTGGTTCAGCAGATGAGATGTGTGATAAG GCTTTGATGATGAAGACAATCCATAAAATGAAAGTTCCTGTACAAATCCACTGGGTTGAAAATGCCAATCATGGAATGACTGCCAAAGGAAAGACAATGAGTGATGTTATGACAGAAATAAATGAACAGACTTTGTCCTGGATTCAAGAAGCACTTAAGCTGTAA